In Bradyrhizobium lablabi, one DNA window encodes the following:
- a CDS encoding PqqD family peptide modification chaperone has translation MSAEPFLSPSWYRVGSLRPKLRENAQIRRHRYRDEVWYVLTDRLSPRVHRLSPSAHLFVALMDGLRTVDDIWSEVLRRVGDSAPTQNEIVNLLAQLHASDLLHGDTSPDSLELFDRQARDSRSRLKRLLLNPMAITIPLWDPDAFLERSVVLVRPLFGWFGALLWLVIVIPATVMAGQHWAELTENVTDRLLATENLLLLSLVLPIVKILHELGHGYATKIYGGEVHVLGVMFLMGMPTPYVDASASSGFRMKYRRALVGAAGMIVELFLAALAFYAWLLIEPGLVRAVCFNVMAIAGISTIIFNGNPLMRYDGYYILADLIEIPNLGQRSTKFWGALVDKYAFKSDSVRLPVRASGELKWLLFYAPIAFTYRMIVQFGVALFLAGHYFVVGILLALWSVTSSVVIPLYRAFKHVFTDPSLQKQRPRAVGLVVGLMGIAAILLGFVPVPMHTLSEGVIWLPDSAFVRAGTDGFVRRLLVAPGSFVRTGDALFETEDPQLRESVEELRWRVEELQGKLDAQRFTDRINAEITGIELAAARSMFAREREQASRLVARSGAEGISLVAKSEDLPGRFFHKGDVLGYVAPAAFNLVRVTVPQDDIELVRDHLRGVMVKMAERIDETYPASIVREVPAARNELPSKALGTAGGGIFAVDPSDRQGQKTLQRLFQFDLELPPGTPTLAFGSRVYVRFEHDWEPLGFQLFRRLRQLLLARLNV, from the coding sequence ATGAGCGCTGAACCGTTTCTCAGCCCGTCATGGTATCGCGTCGGGTCGCTACGGCCGAAGCTGCGCGAGAACGCGCAAATCCGGCGCCACAGATATCGTGACGAAGTTTGGTATGTACTGACCGATCGATTGTCGCCGCGCGTTCATCGGCTCTCGCCATCGGCCCATCTGTTCGTGGCGCTGATGGACGGCCTGCGCACCGTCGATGACATTTGGTCCGAGGTGCTGCGGCGCGTCGGTGACAGCGCGCCAACGCAGAATGAAATCGTCAATTTACTGGCGCAGCTCCATGCGTCCGATCTCCTGCACGGCGATACATCGCCGGATTCGCTCGAGCTGTTCGATCGCCAGGCGCGCGATAGTCGGTCGCGCCTCAAGCGGTTGCTGCTCAATCCGATGGCGATCACGATTCCGCTTTGGGACCCGGACGCCTTCTTGGAGCGGAGTGTTGTACTCGTCCGCCCATTGTTCGGCTGGTTCGGGGCTTTGCTCTGGCTGGTGATCGTCATCCCGGCGACCGTAATGGCGGGGCAGCATTGGGCCGAGCTCACCGAGAACGTCACCGACCGGTTGCTCGCTACCGAGAATCTGCTTCTGCTGTCGCTGGTGTTGCCGATTGTGAAGATCCTGCACGAGCTTGGACATGGCTATGCGACCAAGATTTACGGCGGCGAGGTCCACGTGCTTGGCGTCATGTTCCTGATGGGAATGCCGACGCCGTATGTCGACGCCTCGGCCTCGTCCGGCTTCCGCATGAAGTATCGGCGTGCGCTGGTTGGCGCCGCCGGCATGATCGTCGAGCTTTTTCTCGCAGCACTGGCGTTCTACGCTTGGCTTCTTATCGAGCCGGGTCTTGTCCGGGCGGTATGCTTCAACGTCATGGCAATCGCGGGAATTTCGACAATCATCTTCAACGGCAATCCGCTGATGCGTTATGATGGCTACTATATCCTCGCCGATCTGATCGAGATACCGAATCTGGGGCAACGCTCCACAAAGTTCTGGGGCGCTCTCGTCGACAAATACGCCTTCAAGAGCGACAGCGTACGGCTGCCGGTGCGCGCTTCGGGCGAACTCAAATGGCTGCTCTTCTATGCGCCGATCGCGTTTACCTATCGCATGATCGTCCAATTCGGGGTCGCGCTGTTTCTCGCCGGTCATTACTTTGTCGTTGGGATTCTACTCGCGCTATGGAGCGTGACGTCGAGTGTCGTTATTCCGCTCTATAGAGCGTTCAAACATGTGTTCACCGATCCAAGTCTGCAAAAGCAGCGTCCGCGGGCAGTAGGGCTCGTCGTGGGGCTCATGGGGATTGCCGCAATCTTGCTCGGCTTTGTCCCGGTTCCCATGCACACTTTGAGCGAAGGCGTGATCTGGTTGCCGGACAGTGCCTTCGTGCGTGCCGGCACAGATGGGTTTGTTCGGCGCTTGTTGGTGGCACCTGGTTCGTTCGTGCGGACCGGCGACGCGCTGTTTGAAACCGAGGACCCGCAGCTTCGGGAAAGCGTTGAGGAGTTGCGTTGGCGCGTCGAGGAGTTGCAGGGAAAACTCGACGCTCAGCGATTCACGGATCGCATTAATGCTGAAATCACCGGTATCGAGCTTGCTGCCGCACGATCGATGTTCGCCCGCGAGCGCGAACAGGCAAGCCGTTTGGTGGCGAGAAGCGGCGCCGAGGGAATTTCTCTCGTCGCCAAGTCGGAAGATTTGCCTGGTCGCTTCTTCCATAAAGGCGATGTGCTTGGGTATGTTGCACCGGCAGCGTTCAATTTGGTGCGGGTAACGGTTCCGCAGGATGACATCGAACTCGTTCGCGACCATTTGCGCGGCGTCATGGTGAAAATGGCCGAACGCATCGACGAGACCTATCCCGCGAGTATCGTCCGTGAGGTCCCCGCCGCGCGCAACGAGCTACCGAGCAAGGCGCTCGGTACTGCCGGGGGCGGCATTTTCGCAGTCGATCCTTCCGACCGTCAGGGGCAAAAAACGCTGCAACGTCTGTTTCAGTTCGATCTCGAATTGCCACCGGGAACGCCGACCTTGGCGTTCGGCTCCCGCGTCTATGTGCGGTTCGAGCATGATTGGGAGCCACTCGGCTTTCAGCTGTTCCGTCGGCTTCGTCAGCTATTGCTGGCCCGACTGAATGTTTGA
- a CDS encoding DUF3467 domain-containing protein, with the protein MTNQAAEITVAAEVHDVSPVAASPQRTAEGAKLHLDTSDLKSSYCNVCNASSTREEVVLSLGVNHNWELDRSGDVDVKLLHRVILSPFAAKRLSQMLSKLMTDYETRHGELN; encoded by the coding sequence ATGACGAACCAGGCGGCGGAAATTACGGTTGCGGCGGAAGTCCATGATGTCAGTCCTGTAGCGGCGAGCCCGCAGCGAACGGCCGAGGGCGCCAAGCTTCACCTGGACACGAGCGACCTCAAAAGCTCCTATTGCAACGTTTGCAACGCGAGCAGTACGCGCGAAGAGGTCGTGCTCAGCCTCGGCGTCAACCACAATTGGGAGCTCGACCGCTCGGGCGATGTGGATGTGAAGCTGTTGCACCGTGTGATCCTGAGCCCCTTCGCCGCCAAGCGGCTCAGCCAGATGCTGAGCAAATTGATGACGGATTACGAAACGCGCCACGGCGAATTGAACTAG
- a CDS encoding VOC family protein yields the protein MALKNVIGIDHAVVVVRDLDQAAENWKRLGFTVSPRGTHSAKMGSGNYTIMLDADYIELLGVLVATDHNAPTRAFLEKRGEGVERIAFTAVDSAAGAEEIRAHGYDAVGPIDFERPVTMPDGSLSAAKFRVFQWPIAEAPAGLRIFACEHKTRETVWIPELMKHANGARRLRQTLVVSPEPAEDAAHLARMIAREARAESDGAVAVPSGSDRADFVFLTRDQLGRRYPEISLKGLPERGGAGLVLETSDLAAVERAVAGSAVRSAGAVCVAPAAANGTLLVFVGA from the coding sequence GTGGCACTCAAGAATGTCATCGGAATCGATCACGCCGTTGTCGTGGTCCGCGATCTCGACCAAGCCGCCGAAAACTGGAAGCGGCTGGGTTTTACGGTGTCGCCGCGCGGCACGCACAGCGCCAAGATGGGATCGGGCAATTACACCATCATGCTCGACGCCGATTACATCGAATTGCTCGGCGTTCTCGTTGCAACCGACCACAATGCGCCGACGCGGGCATTTCTCGAAAAGCGCGGCGAAGGCGTCGAACGCATCGCCTTCACGGCGGTCGATTCGGCCGCCGGCGCCGAGGAAATTCGCGCGCACGGCTATGACGCGGTTGGCCCGATCGATTTCGAGCGGCCGGTGACGATGCCCGATGGCAGCCTGTCGGCGGCCAAATTCAGGGTGTTTCAATGGCCGATCGCCGAGGCACCAGCGGGCTTGCGTATCTTCGCCTGTGAGCACAAGACCCGCGAGACCGTGTGGATTCCGGAATTGATGAAGCACGCCAATGGCGCGAGGCGTCTCCGGCAGACACTGGTCGTCTCACCGGAACCCGCCGAGGATGCCGCGCATCTGGCCCGCATGATCGCTCGGGAGGCCAGGGCTGAGTCGGACGGCGCGGTCGCGGTACCGTCCGGTTCGGATCGCGCCGATTTTGTCTTTCTCACCAGGGACCAGTTGGGCCGGCGATATCCTGAAATCTCGCTTAAGGGATTGCCGGAGCGCGGCGGCGCGGGCCTCGTGCTCGAGACATCCGATCTTGCCGCCGTGGAGAGGGCGGTCGCTGGTTCGGCCGTCCGCAGCGCCGGCGCCGTTTGCGTCGCGCCCGCCGCCGCCAACGGCACGCTGCTGGTTTTCGTTGGGGCTTAG
- a CDS encoding efflux RND transporter periplasmic adaptor subunit, with translation MKLVPPVQRRGLGLFSALGAALMMTASASAAELPVGGASDAFDCIIEPWQTVKLSSAVAGVIREVTVDRGDFVTKGQVVARLEAGVEEAALALAKAKATSDQPIKSALAKLGYLRNKYDRSAALIDRKIVSGNQYDEDLANAKVGEQDVFTAELNQKIAALEVDHAEAVVEQRILRSPVDGVVAEILLHPGEYRNDQSPILTVTQIDPLRVEAYVPTTYYRQVENAAVASVEPEEPFGGTYRAKVRIVDRVMDAASGTFGVRLELPSPDHRLPAGLKCKIRFPNVTRPIDQAAERSWANPYLAGAEQ, from the coding sequence ATGAAGCTTGTTCCACCCGTGCAGCGCAGAGGCCTGGGGCTGTTTTCAGCCCTGGGCGCCGCGTTGATGATGACGGCTTCCGCCAGCGCGGCGGAGCTGCCGGTGGGAGGTGCAAGCGACGCCTTCGATTGCATCATTGAGCCGTGGCAGACGGTGAAGCTGTCGAGCGCGGTTGCGGGCGTCATCCGTGAGGTGACCGTCGATCGCGGCGATTTCGTCACGAAGGGGCAGGTCGTCGCCCGACTCGAAGCCGGGGTCGAGGAGGCCGCTCTGGCGCTCGCCAAGGCCAAAGCGACGAGCGATCAACCGATCAAGTCGGCGCTGGCTAAGCTCGGTTACTTGCGGAACAAATATGATCGATCCGCGGCGTTGATCGACCGCAAGATCGTCTCCGGCAACCAGTACGACGAAGATCTGGCGAATGCCAAAGTCGGCGAGCAGGATGTTTTTACTGCCGAGCTCAATCAGAAGATCGCCGCGCTGGAAGTCGACCACGCCGAGGCGGTCGTCGAGCAGCGCATCCTGCGCAGCCCGGTCGACGGCGTCGTCGCCGAGATTCTCCTGCATCCCGGTGAGTACCGGAACGATCAGTCACCGATTCTGACCGTGACGCAGATCGATCCGTTGCGCGTCGAGGCCTATGTGCCGACCACCTATTACAGACAGGTCGAGAATGCCGCGGTAGCCAGCGTCGAGCCTGAAGAGCCGTTCGGCGGCACCTATCGAGCGAAAGTCAGGATTGTCGACCGTGTCATGGATGCGGCAAGCGGCACGTTCGGCGTCCGCTTGGAATTGCCCAGCCCCGATCACCGGCTTCCCGCCGGATTGAAATGCAAAATTCGATTCCCGAACGTGACGAGGCCCATCGATCAGGCCGCGGAACGGTCATGGGCCAACCCCTATCTTGCAGGAGCAGAACAATGA
- a CDS encoding NAD(P)/FAD-dependent oxidoreductase encodes MNSANVRWPDSLWAAMTPRGPDLPELTGTAEADVIVIGGGFTGLSTALHLREKGVDVAIVEAMEPGWGASGRNNGQVIPTLSRPDPDDIVAKHGPAGERFVNLLRDSASTLFDVARRYQIQAEQEQSGWVQPVHSPGRIKIAERRVRQWSKYGAQVELLSRDQTRQMLGSDAWFGGFWNKTGGHINPLALSRGLAQVVLERGGRIYARSPATSFERLNDRWIVKTAKGEISGRALIVASNAYTGEFSKSLMPAIAHEVMPVLSWQMATQPLTDNVRKTIIPGRQAMSDTHGELYFARYDARNRLVTGGAVIGPGNKAERIKTRVAERLQRLWPQIGPVSFDYIWNGYVGMTTDFLPRIHRLGPNAYGWTGCNGRAVALSIALGDELSKAVRGLPEKDLALPFTDPAPIVGHGLLRRLAPLMLMVYRRRDAREIA; translated from the coding sequence ATGAATAGCGCAAATGTCCGTTGGCCGGACTCGTTGTGGGCGGCAATGACGCCCAGAGGTCCCGATCTGCCCGAACTCACCGGGACGGCGGAGGCCGATGTCATCGTCATCGGTGGCGGCTTCACCGGCTTGTCGACGGCGCTGCATTTGCGCGAGAAAGGCGTAGACGTCGCCATCGTCGAGGCCATGGAACCCGGCTGGGGCGCCTCCGGGCGCAACAACGGGCAGGTGATCCCGACATTGTCGCGGCCCGACCCGGATGACATCGTGGCGAAGCACGGCCCAGCCGGCGAACGTTTTGTCAATCTGTTGCGTGACAGCGCGTCGACCTTGTTCGATGTCGCGCGGCGCTATCAAATTCAGGCCGAGCAGGAACAGTCAGGCTGGGTTCAGCCGGTGCATTCGCCGGGCCGCATCAAGATCGCGGAACGGCGGGTGCGGCAATGGTCCAAATACGGCGCGCAGGTCGAGCTGCTTTCACGTGACCAGACCCGCCAAATGTTGGGATCGGATGCGTGGTTTGGTGGCTTCTGGAACAAGACCGGTGGGCACATCAATCCGTTGGCCCTGTCGCGGGGGCTTGCGCAGGTCGTGCTGGAGCGCGGCGGCCGAATTTACGCGCGCTCGCCCGCGACGAGTTTTGAACGGCTGAACGATCGCTGGATCGTCAAGACAGCGAAAGGCGAGATCAGCGGCCGGGCCTTGATTGTGGCGAGCAATGCCTATACCGGCGAATTCTCGAAGTCGCTGATGCCTGCGATCGCGCATGAAGTCATGCCGGTGCTGTCGTGGCAGATGGCGACGCAGCCGCTGACCGACAATGTCCGCAAGACCATCATCCCGGGCCGCCAGGCGATGTCCGATACCCATGGCGAGCTCTATTTCGCGCGTTACGATGCGCGAAACCGTCTCGTCACCGGCGGCGCCGTGATCGGGCCGGGCAACAAGGCCGAAAGAATCAAGACCAGGGTCGCGGAGCGATTGCAAAGGCTGTGGCCGCAGATCGGGCCGGTCAGCTTCGACTATATCTGGAACGGCTATGTCGGAATGACCACCGATTTCCTGCCCCGCATTCATCGTCTCGGGCCCAACGCCTATGGCTGGACCGGCTGCAACGGCCGCGCGGTGGCGCTGTCGATCGCGCTCGGCGACGAACTCTCCAAGGCCGTACGCGGACTTCCGGAGAAGGATCTCGCGCTGCCGTTCACGGATCCGGCGCCGATCGTCGGCCATGGATTGCTGCGCCGGCTCGCGCCGCTGATGTTGATGGTCTATCGCCGCCGCGACGCGCGGGAGATAGCCTGA
- a CDS encoding HlyD family efflux transporter periplasmic adaptor subunit translates to MINLQRAREQASNRELGANPDVIARGPAAPSGLWKIVLGGTADAGDFYQAWLALQCGMVGGVTAGLLLLRNASKPDAPPYLPAAAWPDAQGDLNKLAQVAQQAATERRSVVARSGPGASTPGQSNCILVAQPIGSGTELPIAIVVVAVDSQPDLNVQTVAQQLAWGAGWLETLLMRQRAEENARRVKQAAAGLDLLAVAGEHRQLRASAMALANELAGRLQCDRVSIGVVNRRRNGVRLKAMSHTALFRRESQAADVVENAMEEALDQSASVSFPPTESTQKRIAVAHRALANWLGGRAAVASVMLSSRGRSVGVVTLERHRDEPFDEDSISLCEMVASLVGPMIDLQHDSDRIVSGRVVASIAKGTRALVGPRRPALKLAAIAAVLFVAFLALATGEHTVSAKSVTEGLVQRAAVAPFDGFIQSAPMRAGDQVREGEVLASLNDKDLMLDRLKSLSERDKLVQKHRDALAKHDRAETAALSAQIKQVEAQLALAEDKLARTRIVAPFDGTVVSGDLSQMLGTPVERGKVLFEIAPLDGYRVILEVDERDIGYIGIGQRGRLALAGVPANLVGFIVTKVTPIATAEEGRNFFRIEAHLDDGSIQLRPGMEGVGKIEVGRASLFWIWTHTLVEWVRLSAWKWLP, encoded by the coding sequence ATGATTAATCTTCAGCGAGCCCGAGAGCAGGCGAGCAACCGGGAGCTCGGGGCGAACCCGGACGTGATTGCACGCGGGCCGGCGGCGCCGTCCGGCCTGTGGAAGATTGTCCTGGGCGGCACCGCCGATGCCGGCGATTTCTATCAAGCCTGGCTGGCACTGCAGTGCGGGATGGTCGGCGGTGTCACGGCGGGGCTGCTGCTGCTGCGCAATGCGTCGAAGCCTGACGCGCCGCCCTATCTGCCGGCTGCCGCGTGGCCCGATGCGCAGGGCGACCTGAACAAGCTCGCGCAGGTGGCCCAACAGGCGGCAACCGAGCGACGCAGCGTCGTCGCGCGCTCTGGTCCAGGGGCTTCAACACCAGGTCAGTCAAACTGCATCCTGGTGGCGCAACCAATCGGGTCGGGCACCGAGCTGCCGATCGCCATCGTTGTGGTTGCGGTCGATTCGCAACCGGATCTCAATGTCCAAACGGTCGCGCAGCAGCTCGCTTGGGGCGCGGGCTGGCTCGAAACGCTGTTGATGCGACAGAGGGCCGAAGAGAACGCGCGGCGCGTGAAACAGGCTGCCGCCGGACTCGATCTGCTGGCTGTCGCCGGCGAGCATCGCCAGCTGCGCGCGTCCGCAATGGCGCTCGCCAATGAGCTCGCGGGCCGCCTGCAATGCGATCGCGTATCGATTGGCGTGGTCAACCGTCGGCGCAACGGGGTGCGGCTCAAGGCGATGTCGCACACGGCATTGTTTCGGCGCGAGAGCCAGGCCGCTGATGTGGTCGAAAATGCAATGGAGGAAGCGCTCGATCAGAGCGCCTCGGTAAGCTTCCCGCCGACTGAGTCCACACAAAAGCGAATCGCGGTCGCCCACCGCGCTTTAGCCAATTGGCTGGGCGGCCGCGCCGCGGTCGCTTCCGTGATGCTGTCGAGCCGCGGCCGATCGGTTGGAGTGGTCACGTTAGAACGCCATCGCGATGAGCCGTTCGATGAGGATTCGATCAGCCTGTGCGAGATGGTTGCGAGCCTAGTCGGACCGATGATCGATCTGCAGCACGATAGCGACCGCATCGTTTCGGGCCGTGTCGTTGCGTCGATCGCCAAAGGGACCCGTGCCCTCGTCGGTCCGCGCCGCCCGGCGCTGAAGCTTGCCGCGATAGCAGCGGTTCTATTCGTGGCATTCCTGGCGCTCGCTACCGGCGAGCACACAGTGTCTGCCAAATCCGTCACCGAAGGCTTGGTGCAACGCGCCGCGGTCGCGCCGTTCGACGGCTTTATCCAGAGCGCGCCGATGCGCGCCGGCGACCAGGTGCGCGAAGGGGAGGTGCTGGCCAGCCTGAACGACAAGGATCTCATGCTTGATCGGCTCAAGTCATTGAGCGAGCGCGACAAGCTTGTCCAGAAGCATCGCGACGCCCTCGCCAAGCATGATCGCGCCGAGACCGCGGCGCTGTCGGCCCAGATCAAGCAAGTCGAGGCGCAGCTCGCCCTTGCGGAGGACAAGCTCGCACGAACCCGGATTGTCGCGCCGTTCGACGGCACGGTCGTGTCGGGAGACCTCAGTCAGATGCTGGGAACTCCGGTCGAACGCGGCAAGGTCCTGTTCGAGATCGCGCCACTTGACGGCTATCGGGTGATCCTTGAGGTCGACGAGCGCGACATCGGCTACATCGGGATCGGCCAAAGAGGCAGGCTCGCGCTCGCCGGTGTGCCCGCAAACCTGGTTGGCTTCATCGTCACAAAGGTCACGCCGATCGCGACCGCGGAGGAGGGGCGGAATTTCTTCCGCATTGAAGCGCATCTGGACGATGGCAGCATCCAATTGCGCCCCGGCATGGAGGGAGTCGGCAAAATCGAAGTCGGTCGAGCCTCGCTGTTCTGGATCTGGACCCACACGTTGGTTGAGTGGGTACGGCTGAGCGCCTGGAAATGGCTTCCGTGA
- a CDS encoding preprotein translocase subunit SecA has product MADAVDALAAQFAGLDDAALRATAATLRAELTRHGFRPDIVARTFALVRETSARLLGLRHHRSQIMGGWAMLNGGLAEMETGEGKTITALLPAVTAALASHSVHIITVNEYLAERDSEQTRPIYEALGLTVGVVRREQPNADRKAAYDCDVTFCTNSDLVFDYLRDRMALGRYRARPRLLVNELLLGQRRAAGSSLLLRGLHFVIIDEADSVLIDEARTPLILSAGDDEPDAPLYYRALALARLLQRNVDFKIDETRHSVHLTLQGRKQLSHLVAREGGSAENFLWQSRRACDELLEQALTALHLFRLDKHYIVAEGKVQIVDEYTGRVMPDRSWERGLHQMIEAKEGCEISGQRMTQARITYQRFFRRYLKLSGMSGTIGEAAGELWAVYGLKVIRIPTHRPLRRRNLGTRLFANNADKWRTVVERARHMRSIGRPVLVGTRSVAASEQVSRALAEAGRIEHEVLNARQDKQEADIVAAAGQPGRITVATNMAGRGTDIKLTADVVEAGGLHVIITEFHESARIDRQLFGRCARQGNPGTFEAIVSLEDELFHRFVGSQLWAIARTLVQATRSEFVSRLVGGLLRLIAQRNAERTHAKTRRETVEQDKRLDQSLAFAGKSE; this is encoded by the coding sequence ATGGCTGACGCGGTCGACGCGCTCGCTGCGCAATTTGCCGGGCTCGACGATGCGGCACTGCGCGCAACCGCGGCGACATTGCGAGCTGAGCTGACGCGACATGGGTTTCGGCCCGATATCGTAGCCCGGACCTTTGCGCTGGTGCGCGAGACCTCGGCGCGCTTGCTCGGCCTGAGACACCACCGCAGCCAAATCATGGGCGGTTGGGCGATGCTTAACGGCGGACTCGCCGAAATGGAAACCGGCGAAGGCAAGACGATTACGGCTTTGCTGCCGGCTGTGACCGCAGCGCTGGCCAGTCACAGCGTCCACATCATTACCGTCAACGAATACCTCGCCGAGCGGGATAGCGAGCAAACCCGCCCGATCTATGAGGCGCTCGGGCTGACGGTCGGCGTGGTTCGGCGCGAACAACCGAACGCCGACCGCAAAGCGGCCTATGATTGCGATGTCACCTTCTGCACCAACAGCGATCTTGTCTTTGACTATTTGCGCGACCGCATGGCGCTCGGGCGCTATCGCGCGCGGCCTCGACTGCTTGTCAATGAGTTGCTTCTCGGGCAGAGAAGGGCCGCGGGCTCGTCGCTGTTGTTGCGCGGGCTCCATTTCGTGATCATCGACGAGGCCGACAGCGTGCTCATCGACGAGGCCCGTACCCCGCTGATCCTCTCGGCGGGTGACGACGAGCCCGATGCTCCGCTTTACTATCGGGCGCTCGCCCTTGCCCGACTATTGCAGCGCAACGTCGACTTCAAGATCGACGAGACGCGACACTCCGTGCATTTGACATTGCAGGGACGCAAGCAACTCAGCCATCTCGTTGCGCGCGAAGGCGGGTCGGCTGAAAACTTTCTCTGGCAATCGCGGCGCGCCTGCGACGAACTCCTGGAACAGGCCCTCACCGCGCTCCATCTCTTCCGGCTCGACAAGCATTACATCGTTGCCGAGGGCAAAGTGCAGATCGTCGACGAATACACCGGCCGGGTGATGCCCGATCGTTCGTGGGAGCGCGGCCTTCATCAAATGATCGAAGCCAAGGAAGGCTGCGAGATATCCGGGCAACGCATGACGCAGGCCCGGATCACCTACCAGCGGTTTTTCCGGCGTTATCTCAAACTTTCCGGAATGTCGGGAACGATCGGTGAGGCCGCCGGCGAGCTATGGGCAGTTTATGGTCTTAAGGTAATCCGCATTCCGACCCATCGTCCATTGCGCCGTCGCAATCTCGGCACCCGCCTGTTCGCGAATAACGCGGATAAATGGCGGACAGTCGTCGAACGGGCTCGGCACATGCGCAGTATCGGGCGTCCTGTACTGGTTGGAACGCGGTCGGTCGCTGCGTCCGAGCAGGTTAGCCGCGCGCTCGCCGAGGCCGGCCGGATCGAGCATGAGGTGCTCAATGCACGCCAGGACAAGCAAGAGGCCGATATTGTGGCCGCGGCGGGGCAACCCGGCCGCATTACAGTTGCAACCAACATGGCCGGTCGAGGCACGGACATAAAGCTCACTGCCGATGTAGTCGAGGCCGGTGGGCTTCACGTGATCATCACGGAATTCCACGAATCCGCGCGCATCGATCGTCAGCTGTTCGGCCGTTGCGCGCGCCAGGGCAATCCCGGAACTTTCGAAGCCATCGTCTCGCTGGAGGATGAGTTGTTCCATCGTTTTGTTGGATCACAGCTATGGGCCATCGCCCGGACGCTGGTCCAGGCTACGCGCAGCGAATTTGTGTCGCGACTGGTCGGCGGGTTATTGCGCCTCATCGCTCAGCGCAATGCCGAACGCACTCACGCAAAAACCCGCCGCGAGACGGTCGAGCAGGACAAGCGACTGGATCAGAGCCTTGCGTTTGCCGGCAAATCGGAATGA